The sequence ATAGTCGGGTGGTGGCGATGTCAGATTTGGTTCGATCGACGCTGGCTGGGATCAGGACGGTCGATGACATGGTGCGAGCGTTCAGCGACGAGGAGCGCTGCCGCCGCCTGATGGAAAGCATGATCTGGCCGACCGGGCGGGTCTGTCCGGCGTGTGGATACCGACGTTCGATCGCGCTCGCCGGGCGGGATATGGGGAATTGGCGGGCGAGACCCGGTCTCTACCAGTGCTCGAACGGCAGTTGCCGGTTCCAGTTCACGGTGACGACACGAACGCCGCTGCACTCTACCAAGCTGCCGCTCGCCACTTGGTTGAAGGCGCTGTGGCTGACCCTGCAATCCGATAAGGGGCTGTCGTCGGTGCGCCTGGCCGAGGCCCTCGGCGTGAGCCAACCCACGGCTTGGCGCATGGGGCACGCCCTGCGGCTGATGATGGCGCGCGAGACCCAGCTGGAGGGAACGGTCGAGATCGACGAATTTTATCTTGGCGGCCGTCCGCGCAAACAGCGGGACACACCGCCGGTCGGCCGTGGCCGGAAAGGCCAGAAGCGGACGACCAAGGCGTGCGTCCTCGCGGTGGTCGAACGACCGCGTGACGCGGAGATCGGGACGGTCGCGGGTGGCGCACGGGCCTCGGTGGTGGTCGACCTCTCTGCCGTCGAGACCGAACGAGTCCTCGAGAAGGAGGTCGACGTGGCCGCGACCCATCTGATGAGCGATGCGTGGAGCACCTTTGCCGCCGTCGGCCAGAGCTTCGCAGCGCACGATACGGTTCAGCATGCCAAGCGCGAATATGCGCGCGGCACGGTCCACGCCAATTCCGTCGAGGGGTTCAATTCCCGCGTCCGCCGTACCGTCGCCGGCGTGTTCCATCATATCAGTCCGGAGCACGCCGACCTCTACTTCCACGAGATGGGCTTCCGGTGGTCACAGCGCGTCGTCGCGGGCCAGACCACCCGCCGGTCACCCCGTGGACGGGAGCACGTTCGAACCCTCTGGGACCGCATCCCGCCTGCTATGCAACTCGTTGCGGTCCTCAGAACCGCCGTCGGCCGCCAACTCCGCCGAACCCGCAACGGCAGCATCTCGATCAAATCGCCAATCGCTGCGTTTTGCTTATAAACGCGCCGACCGCGTTCGAGACGTTTGGCGAACAGGCACAGGCCCTGGCCGTCGTGCCAAAGGATCTTCAAAAGGTCACCGCGTCTTCCGCGGAAGACGAACAAATGACCACAGTGCGGGTCCTGCTTCAGCCTTTCCTGCACCTGCAGCGCCAGCCCATCGAAGCCGCGCCGCATGTCGGTGTGTCCGGTCGCCAGCCACACCCGGGCGCCGGTCGGAACGGCAATCATCGCCGATCCAGCACGTCCAGAACCCGCCGCAGCGCCTCGGCGTCGAAATCGCCAACCACGCGGACACAGCGACCCGCGCCGAGTTCGATCTCGATCACCCCCGACCGACCTTGCCCAGGCTTCGCGGGCGGCATCATCGCCGGCACACCCGCAGCCCTGCCCGCAGGCCCCGCCGCGACGGCCTCCGTCGCCGCCACCTCGTTCGCGGCCGCGTCTTCCGCGACCTCGACGGCGACGAACGATGGCAATTCCGAAGCACCGGGGATGTCGATCACGACCAGCGCCGCCAGACGCCGCCATTTGAACACCTGTGCCGGCAGCAGCCCATGCCGCCGCGCCACCGCCGAGATCACCACTCCCGGCGCCGACGCCTCCGCCAGAACCGCAAGCTTCTGCCCGAGCGAGAACCGACGCCGCCGCTCGACCCGTCCCAGTACCTCACCCTGACGATAAGACATCGATCTTGCGCTGCCGCTAGCTCCAAATCCGAGCCAAATGCCGCACAAAATCCCGCCTCACCACAAGGCGGCCATCACCGGATGCGTACTTCCTGATTGGAAGGCTGGCCGGCTCTGTTCTTGTCGATCACGCCACGCAAGGCGTTTGTTGCTGTTGTCGCGGTGGGCATGTGGGCGACGCGGCAGCGTCGTCCAAGCGCAGCGTCATGTCCACGGCGTTGCCGGGCAGGGAGCCGTGGATGCCATCGCGCCACACCGCCATCGGGGTCCGGCCGGCCAGCGCCCGATGCGGCCGGCGGGTGTTGTAGAAGCCGATCCACGCGGCGATCCCGTCACGTGCATCGCGGCCGTCGGCGTAGCCCTTCAGATAGACGTCCTCGTCCTTCAGCGACCGCCACAGCCGTTCGATGAAGACGTTGCATCCATCGGCCATCCATCGAGATCCGAATGTCGGCGCTCGCCAGCCGGCCGGTGAAGGCGGCGCTGATGAACTGGCTGCCCTGGTCGGTATTGAAGATCTCGGGCCGGCCGAAGCGCGCCAGCGCCTCGTCGAGGGCGTCGACGCAGAACGCGCCGTCCATCGTGTTCGACAGCCGCCAGGCCAGTACCGCCCGGCTCGCCCAGTCGATGATCGCCACCAGGTAGAGGAAGCCGCGGCCGATCGGGATGTAGGTGATATCCGCCGCCCACACCTGGTTCGGCCGACATCACCTGGTCGCGCAGCAGATACGGGAAGATCTTGTGCCCCGGCGCCGGCTTGGTCGTCCGCGGCTTCAGCGCCGTATCGAGCTTCCGTCTCGGCTTCTTCATCATCGTCTCTGTCTACCACGACGGAGCCGACCCCGCTCCAATCAAGCCACTGGCCCCAAATTCGGGGTCCGCTTCAGCCCGTCTGCCGGCACGCTTTTTACCGGAAAGGCGCGAAATAAACTTAACATGAGGGATTACAAAGACTGGGATCTTTTAACTCGGGATAAAACATGATAATATTCCTGTCGTTTTGGGAAGATCGACCGCTGGAAGGCGCGGAACGCGCCGGTTGCCAATCATCGAAGAAGGAGAAAGGAGCACCATGCTGATCGTTCGGGACCCCTGGCTTGGCACACGAAGTGCGTCGGGAGCTTGTAGGTCCGATCAGGGTATATTCTTCCGCGGACTCGCAATAACGTGACGCAATCACCCGTATCCGGCGCATTTTCAAAAACGCCCGGCGAAGATCTGTTCAATGTTCTATTGAGCGCTGCGGTCGATGGTATTGTGGTTATCGACGAGCATGGAACAGTGGAGATTTATAGTCAGTCATGTAACAAACTTTTTCAATATACAGCGGATGAAGTTATTGGGAAAAATGTAAAAATACTTATGCCATCACGTTATAGCCAAGAACACGATGGTTATTTACGCCATTATGCTGAGACCGGAGAACGGCGCATAATTGGTATCGGACGCGAGGTTGAAGGGCGGAGGAAGGATGGCACGACCTTTCCGATGTATCTTTCGGTTGGGGAAGGGTCGGTGGCCGGGCGAAAAATTTTCGTCGGCATCATCCGCGATCTGACCCAAGAGAAACTCGATGCCGCTGTTCGTTTCAATACGACCAAGCGGCTTGCCGCGATTGTTGAATCGTCAACCGATGCCATCGTTTCAAAAACGCTCGATGGGATCGTGACCAGTTGGAATGCAAGCGCCGAGCGAATTTTTGGCTACACTGCAGACGAAATTATCGGCGAGACGATCCGGATTCTGGTCCCCGATGATCGGCGCACCGAGATAGACGACGTGATGGCACGGCTTCGCGCAGGGGAAAGCATCGAGCATTTTGAAACTGTACGCCGCCATAAAAATGGCTCGAACATTGACGTATCGACAACACTCTCGCCCATTCGGGATGATAAGGGACGCACTGTCGGTGCCGCCGTCATTACGCGCGATATTACTGAGGAGAAGATCGCGGAGCACGCTCTGCGTGAGCAGGCCGCCAACCTCAAGCGGTCCAACGAGTTATTGACCCAATTTGCCTACGCAGCCTCGCACGATTTGCAAGAGCCACTGCGCGCGGTCGCGGGATCCGTCCAGCTTTTGGAAAAGCGCTATGCCGCGCAGCTGGACGACAGGGCTCGTAAATTCATCCGGCATGCCGTCGAGGGGGCGCAGCGCATGCATCAGATGATAGATGATCTCCTTGCCTTTTCACGTGTACAGCGCGCGCCAAGGGTTCACGGCGCGGTGGATTTAAACACCGCCGTCTCTGCGGCCATGCAGAACCTTGCTCAAGCGATCGCGGATGCCTGTGCGCAGATTCAAGTGCAAACACTTCCCACTGTTCTTGGAAATAAAGAACAAATGGTGATGCTTTTGCAAAATATTTTGGGGAACGCAATTAAGTTTCACCGGGCTGATATTGTTCCGCAAATCCGCGTAAGGGCGGAAGATAAAGGAAATCATTGGGAAATAATTATTGACGATAACGGAATCGGTATTCCTGCTGACCAAACAAAACGCGTGTTTGAATTATTCCAGCGGCTGCACACACGAGAAGAATATTTAGGAACTGGAATTGGTCTTGCCCTGTGCCGGCAAATTGTGCAGTCGCATGGCGGTACGATCGGCGTCAACTCTCAGCCAGGAGAGGGCTCTTCCTTTTTCTTTACCCTTCCATCATTTGCATCTTCGGCCAACAGGTAACTGGGAAAATCGAAAGCCCACGCCTTGCCCGGCGATGTGGTTTGGTTTATATACCTCATTTGAGGGTGCTCGTGTCAGGAGCACAAATCTGGATCCTGCTCCAAAGTTAGCAGCATTGACCCTTTGGTCACTAGGAAAAACGATGGATCCGCGCGGCACAGACGCTAGACCTTTTGAGGTTCTCCTGGTTGAAGACAATGTGACGGATGCAATGATTACATCAGAGGCTCTAGGTGATTGCATAAAACGCAATCATGTAACCCTCTTGGATGATGGCAGTAAGGTTATGCCATATCTGCGTGGCAAAGCGCCTTATAAAGAAAGCATACGTCCAGATTTAATACTTCTTGACCTTAACATGCCAGGAACACGAGGGCATGATGTTTTATGCGAAATCAAGAACGATAAGCAGTTGTGCTCGATTCCAGTCTGCGTATTAACCGCGTCAAAGGCACAATCTGATGTCATGCGTAGCTATCAATTGAACGCAAATTGTTATATTACAAAACCTTTAGACTTCGAAAAATTTTCTGAATCTATGCGGTTAGTGTGCGACTACTGGTTTGAGGTCGCGACACTCCCTCCGATGGTTTCTTAGCTCCGCTCATTCGATCGAACGACGTATTAAGGGAACGTCGAGCCGAACGGATGTAATCTCCGGCGAATGCGATCGGCACGCGGTATTGGGGAAAAAAATCCTATGTCGTGGAACAAAATAGTGCGCGTGCTGGTGGTTGAAGATAACCCGACCGATCGCATGATCCTGGAAGATGCTTTCGCTGATTTACAAGATTGCACTTTTGAATTGACGCGTGCGTCGCGGCTCTCGGAGGCGATCCGTTACGTCGAGGTCGCGGGCTTCGATACAATTCTGTTGGATCTCGGTCTTCCCGACTCGCAAGGCGTTGAGACATTTCAAAAACTTTATGAGTACGCATCGGACACGCCCATTCTCGTTCTGACCGGCCTGGACGACGAGTTGGCAGGAATTGAAGCGATGCGGGGAGGAGCCGAGGACTACCTCCTTAAGCGAGAGATGCGCTCACCGGTACTGGGTCGAGCCATACGGTACGCAATCGAACGCAATCTGGCGCGCAACCTTCAGGAAAACGCACGCCGGCAGGAAGAGCAGGAGCGGGAGGTTCGCGGGATTGAACACATCGCACGCCAGGGGACCGCCATCGCGGAACCGGGCACGTGTGACGGGGTGCCAATCAAAGACGCCTACCCAGAGGATTTTAATCTGATTGTCGAGCACTACGGGCACCTGTTGGACGAGTCGCTCGACACCAGAGCAATCAAGACTGAAAACTGGCGGGAAAACATACACGCGTTATGCGGACAGCTTGCCGGCCTGCGCGCCGGGCCGCGTGATATCATCGAAGTTCATGCAGCCGCGATCGGCGGAAAAATGTCGGGTGTTACGATCGAAAAAGCCCAGGCCTATCTGGAAGAGGGGCGTCTTACCCTTCTTGAACTGATGGGGCGTCTCGTCAGTTTCTACCGGAAGTCTTACGACGGTCCGCGATCGGGATCGGTGCGTCTGGCGCAATCGAAACGTGTGCGGTAAGTCGGCGCGGATCGGCTGCCGATACGAAAGTGCGTGACTTTCTGGAGAAAACGTCACCCCGCGTTTGGCAAATCTATTTCAGAGGCGAATGCCCGATACGTTCGGAAAAATAGCGCTGGTATTCTGATCGCCGCCGCTTAAAGTCCGGCGCCATGCACGGAATCACGAACGATATGACGAGCGATCAGAGCCTTCCTTCGAAGGAAGAATGGCTGGCGAAAGCACAAACTCTTTCTGAGGCGCTGCCGTTCATGCGCCGTTATGCAGGCGCCACCTTCGTTATCAAATACGGCGGCCACGCCATGGGCGAATCGAACTTGTTTCGAACATTCGCCCGCGACATCGTGCTGCTGCGCCACGTCGGCATCAATCCTGTCGTGGTTCATGGCGGGGGCCCGCAAATTGGCCGCATGCTCGATCGCTTGAAGATCAAAAGTGAATTTGTTGACGGCCTGCGCGTCACCGACAAGGAGACCGTCGAGGTCGTCGAAATGGTCCTTGCCGGTTCGATCAACAAGGAAATTGTCTCGGCGATCAATGCGGCTGGGGGATTCGCCGTCGGCCTGTCGGGCAAGGATGGCAACCTGATCCAGGCGCAACGGCTACGCCGAACCAAGCGCGATCCCAATTCGAATATCGAGCGCATCCTCGACCTCGGCCTTGTGGGCGAACCGAGCGAAATCAATCCGCATATTCTGGAGTTCTACGAGCGTTCGGACATCACCCCGGTGATCGCGCCCATCGGTATCGGTGCTGCCGGGGAGACCTTGAACATCAATGCCGATACCGTGGCAGGTGCCATTGCCGCTGCGGTTGGTGCCAGGCGCCTGCTGATGCTGACCGACATCGAGGGGGTATTCGATAAGGACGGCAAGCTGATTCAGGAGATGACGGCGGTTCAGGCGCGGCGATGGATGGCTGACGGCACCATCCGTGGCGGAATGATTCCCAAGATCGAGACCTGTCTCGACGCCGTGGGCAAGGGTGTCGAAGGCGCCGTCATCGTTGATGGCCGCGTGCCGCATTCCATTTTGCTCGAGTTGTTCACCGAACATGGTGCCGGCACCCTGGTCAAGGCGGGCTGACGCGGAAAAACGGACCCCTCGCGCCACCCTTTCGTCGTCGCGCTTGCAAGGCGAGACCGACATAACGCGCCTTTGCCGGTTATCCCAGGCGCGTGACCTGTCTTTCGGCCGGTTTAATCACCACGGATGCGCCACAAACAGGAGTGGCGGACGGCAGTCAAGCCCGCGCCTTAAGCAGCGGACTCTTGCGCTTGAAGGCGGCAATGTCGGGCGATGGTTGCCCGAACAGATAGCCTTGAACGAGATGCACGCCGCATTCGCGGACAAAGCTAAGCAACGCGTCGGATTCGATCATCTCGGCGACAGTGATGACGCCGATCTCATGACACAGCCCGACCAGAGCCTTAAGGAAAGCCTTGCCCTTGTGGGCTTTTTGCGCGTTATGAATCGCCAGTCCGTCGATTTTGACAATATCGACCTCGAGCGTCGCAAGGTATTGAAAGTTGGCCGCGCCGGCACCAAAGTCGTCGAGGCAAACCTTGATACCCTGCTGGCGCAGCCTCTGGATAAAGTTGTTTGCCGATACAAGTTCGGTGATGCGCGAGGATTCGGTAATCTCAAACAACAGGCGACCCCGAAGCCACGGGTTTTCGCTGAGCAGGCGATCAATGCTCGCAAGGTACGGCG is a genomic window of Rhodospirillales bacterium containing:
- a CDS encoding IS1595 family transposase, with the protein product MSDLVRSTLAGIRTVDDMVRAFSDEERCRRLMESMIWPTGRVCPACGYRRSIALAGRDMGNWRARPGLYQCSNGSCRFQFTVTTRTPLHSTKLPLATWLKALWLTLQSDKGLSSVRLAEALGVSQPTAWRMGHALRLMMARETQLEGTVEIDEFYLGGRPRKQRDTPPVGRGRKGQKRTTKACVLAVVERPRDAEIGTVAGGARASVVVDLSAVETERVLEKEVDVAATHLMSDAWSTFAAVGQSFAAHDTVQHAKREYARGTVHANSVEGFNSRVRRTVAGVFHHISPEHADLYFHEMGFRWSQRVVAGQTTRRSPRGREHVRTLWDRIPPAMQLVAVLRTAVGRQLRRTRNGSISIKSPIAAFCL
- a CDS encoding transposase — protein: MSYRQGEVLGRVERRRRFSLGQKLAVLAEASAPGVVISAVARRHGLLPAQVFKWRRLAALVVIDIPGASELPSFVAVEVAEDAAANEVAATEAVAAGPAGRAAGVPAMMPPAKPGQGRSGVIEIELGAGRCVRVVGDFDAEALRRVLDVLDRR
- a CDS encoding transposase, coding for MADGCNVFIERLWRSLKDEDVYLKGYADGRDARDGIAAWIGFYNTRRPHRALAGRTPMAVWRDGIHGSLPGNAVDMTLRLDDAAASPTCPPRQQQQTPCVA
- a CDS encoding transposase family protein, encoding MWAADITYIPIGRGFLYLVAIIDWASRAVLAWRLSNTMDGAFCVDALDEALARFGRPEIFNTDQGSQFISAAFTGRLASADIRISMDGRWMQRLHRTAVAVAEGRGRLSEGLRRRPRCT
- a CDS encoding PAS domain S-box protein, giving the protein MTQSPVSGAFSKTPGEDLFNVLLSAAVDGIVVIDEHGTVEIYSQSCNKLFQYTADEVIGKNVKILMPSRYSQEHDGYLRHYAETGERRIIGIGREVEGRRKDGTTFPMYLSVGEGSVAGRKIFVGIIRDLTQEKLDAAVRFNTTKRLAAIVESSTDAIVSKTLDGIVTSWNASAERIFGYTADEIIGETIRILVPDDRRTEIDDVMARLRAGESIEHFETVRRHKNGSNIDVSTTLSPIRDDKGRTVGAAVITRDITEEKIAEHALREQAANLKRSNELLTQFAYAASHDLQEPLRAVAGSVQLLEKRYAAQLDDRARKFIRHAVEGAQRMHQMIDDLLAFSRVQRAPRVHGAVDLNTAVSAAMQNLAQAIADACAQIQVQTLPTVLGNKEQMVMLLQNILGNAIKFHRADIVPQIRVRAEDKGNHWEIIIDDNGIGIPADQTKRVFELFQRLHTREEYLGTGIGLALCRQIVQSHGGTIGVNSQPGEGSSFFFTLPSFASSANR
- a CDS encoding response regulator, with the protein product MDPRGTDARPFEVLLVEDNVTDAMITSEALGDCIKRNHVTLLDDGSKVMPYLRGKAPYKESIRPDLILLDLNMPGTRGHDVLCEIKNDKQLCSIPVCVLTASKAQSDVMRSYQLNANCYITKPLDFEKFSESMRLVCDYWFEVATLPPMVS
- a CDS encoding response regulator; this encodes MRVLVVEDNPTDRMILEDAFADLQDCTFELTRASRLSEAIRYVEVAGFDTILLDLGLPDSQGVETFQKLYEYASDTPILVLTGLDDELAGIEAMRGGAEDYLLKREMRSPVLGRAIRYAIERNLARNLQENARRQEEQEREVRGIEHIARQGTAIAEPGTCDGVPIKDAYPEDFNLIVEHYGHLLDESLDTRAIKTENWRENIHALCGQLAGLRAGPRDIIEVHAAAIGGKMSGVTIEKAQAYLEEGRLTLLELMGRLVSFYRKSYDGPRSGSVRLAQSKRVR
- the argB gene encoding acetylglutamate kinase gives rise to the protein MTSDQSLPSKEEWLAKAQTLSEALPFMRRYAGATFVIKYGGHAMGESNLFRTFARDIVLLRHVGINPVVVHGGGPQIGRMLDRLKIKSEFVDGLRVTDKETVEVVEMVLAGSINKEIVSAINAAGGFAVGLSGKDGNLIQAQRLRRTKRDPNSNIERILDLGLVGEPSEINPHILEFYERSDITPVIAPIGIGAAGETLNINADTVAGAIAAAVGARRLLMLTDIEGVFDKDGKLIQEMTAVQARRWMADGTIRGGMIPKIETCLDAVGKGVEGAVIVDGRVPHSILLELFTEHGAGTLVKAG